One window of the Sphaerochaeta associata genome contains the following:
- a CDS encoding sugar ABC transporter substrate-binding protein — protein MKKVSVFVLILVLVLVSANLFAQGTREEAAASGKMKVAMVLKTLSSEYWKRVVAGAEEAAAKFDVELIKLGPPSEDAVEQQINMVQDVLTSNPAALVFSPSQPPTAVNVLMSAKSKGIPVILVDTPMPDTFTDFVTFIGTENYTAGKLGAEAMIKVLGKGKRAVIIEGAPGNPSTTQRADGALEAFTAAGYQIISRQPGYSDRERAYTTMQNILQANKSVDAVFCSNDEMALGALRALEQAGVKALVMGTDGNKGALESILAGGLFGSVAQKPEMMGYMGVEYAIKVAKGEKIDKRIDSGVDIITKENAKAALESQN, from the coding sequence ATGAAAAAGGTAAGTGTATTTGTCCTGATCTTGGTTCTAGTTCTGGTATCGGCAAATCTCTTCGCACAGGGAACCAGAGAAGAGGCCGCTGCAAGCGGGAAGATGAAGGTCGCAATGGTGCTCAAGACTCTCAGCAGTGAGTACTGGAAGCGTGTTGTAGCCGGTGCAGAGGAGGCAGCTGCCAAGTTCGACGTTGAGCTGATCAAGCTTGGCCCTCCGAGCGAGGATGCAGTCGAGCAGCAGATCAACATGGTGCAGGATGTGCTGACTTCCAACCCTGCCGCTCTCGTCTTCTCTCCATCCCAACCCCCTACCGCTGTAAACGTTTTGATGAGTGCTAAATCAAAAGGCATTCCCGTCATTCTGGTTGACACTCCGATGCCCGATACCTTCACCGATTTTGTGACGTTCATCGGAACAGAGAACTACACAGCCGGTAAGCTGGGTGCAGAGGCTATGATCAAGGTTCTGGGAAAGGGCAAACGTGCTGTCATCATCGAAGGTGCTCCGGGCAACCCCTCGACCACACAACGTGCTGATGGAGCTCTCGAAGCCTTTACCGCAGCCGGGTATCAAATTATCTCCCGCCAGCCTGGTTACAGTGATCGTGAACGCGCCTACACAACCATGCAGAACATCCTGCAGGCCAATAAGAGCGTTGATGCAGTATTCTGCTCCAACGATGAGATGGCGCTCGGAGCCCTGCGTGCACTTGAGCAGGCGGGCGTCAAGGCTTTGGTCATGGGCACCGATGGAAACAAGGGAGCCTTGGAATCCATCCTTGCTGGAGGTCTCTTCGGCTCAGTTGCCCAGAAACCCGAAATGATGGGGTATATGGGTGTTGAGTATGCTATCAAGGTCGCAAAGGGTGAGAAGATCGACAAGCGTATTGACAGCGGTGTAGACATCATCACCAAGGAGAATGCCAAGGCAGCCTTGGAATCTCAAAATTAA
- the iolD gene encoding 3D-(3,5/4)-trihydroxycyclohexane-1,2-dione acylhydrolase (decyclizing), with product MATIRLTMAQALLRFLDNQYIWFDGEESKFVEGVFGIFGHGCVVGIGEALADEQNGLPFYQAKNEQGAVHAATAFAKEHNRRKIMAVTSSIGPGALNMVVGAGTATANHIPVLLLPGDVFASRQPDPVLQQIETPVDYTNTANDAFRSVSRYWDRVNRPEQLMSAMLNAMRTLTDPADTGAVTIALPQDVQGMAYDYPLEFFAKRVHYIERRIPTKSQLDRLAKLLSKATKPLVICGGGVRYSEAGDALAAFCQRFAIPFAETQAGKGTVLWDNPFNLSGIGTTGSQAANRLAKVSDLIIGVGTRFGDFTTCSKWLFQNPACEFVSINVASFDAYKLNSLPIVADAKLTLEALLSQPQLSGYTSSWGRAIETERNLWKEEVDRLYQEVVPSSLSQARVLGELNDRLLPPSAIVVSGSGSIPSDMQRVWRTRVRGTYHMEYAFSCMGYEVAAALGAKIAHPDREVVTIIGDGAYTMLHTELLTSIQEGRKIIVVVLDNAGFHCIDNLQNSQGIVHYGNEWRRREDETGRLTGSSLSVDYALNAQSWGAVGLRADTIEELEQAVKQALAEKVSTLIHCHVAPKSMTKGYDSWWRVGTAEVSNNPKVVEAWTELQSEIAKTRQF from the coding sequence ATGGCAACGATACGACTGACTATGGCGCAAGCCCTGTTGCGCTTTCTGGACAACCAATACATCTGGTTCGACGGAGAGGAATCCAAATTTGTCGAGGGTGTCTTCGGCATCTTCGGCCACGGCTGTGTGGTAGGCATCGGGGAAGCTTTGGCTGATGAGCAGAATGGATTGCCCTTCTATCAAGCAAAGAATGAACAGGGAGCGGTCCACGCAGCAACGGCGTTTGCCAAGGAGCACAACCGAAGAAAAATCATGGCGGTAACCAGCTCCATCGGCCCCGGAGCATTGAATATGGTGGTAGGAGCCGGTACGGCGACAGCAAACCACATTCCGGTGCTCCTTCTTCCCGGTGATGTCTTTGCATCCCGTCAGCCCGACCCGGTTCTTCAACAAATTGAGACCCCTGTCGATTACACCAACACTGCCAATGACGCATTCCGCTCGGTATCACGGTACTGGGACCGGGTCAATCGTCCTGAGCAGTTGATGAGTGCCATGCTCAACGCAATGCGCACCCTCACCGACCCTGCCGACACTGGAGCAGTGACCATCGCCCTCCCCCAGGATGTGCAGGGCATGGCCTACGACTACCCCCTCGAATTCTTTGCCAAACGGGTGCATTATATTGAGCGAAGAATACCGACGAAGAGCCAGCTCGATCGCCTCGCCAAGCTGTTGTCCAAGGCGACCAAGCCCTTGGTCATCTGCGGCGGCGGTGTACGGTACAGCGAAGCCGGCGATGCATTGGCAGCGTTCTGCCAGCGTTTTGCCATTCCGTTTGCCGAGACACAGGCTGGGAAAGGAACCGTCCTTTGGGATAATCCATTCAACCTTTCGGGTATCGGGACCACCGGCAGCCAGGCGGCGAACCGCTTGGCCAAGGTAAGTGACCTGATCATAGGGGTGGGTACCCGTTTCGGTGACTTCACCACCTGCTCGAAGTGGCTTTTCCAGAACCCGGCATGTGAGTTTGTCTCGATCAACGTTGCGTCCTTCGATGCCTATAAACTCAACAGCCTTCCCATCGTTGCCGATGCCAAGCTCACCTTGGAAGCTTTGCTCTCTCAGCCTCAGCTGTCCGGCTACACGAGTAGTTGGGGCCGGGCCATTGAGACGGAGCGAAACCTGTGGAAAGAAGAGGTCGACCGCCTCTATCAGGAAGTTGTTCCCTCTTCGCTCTCCCAGGCACGGGTGCTGGGCGAGCTCAACGACCGCCTGCTTCCACCCTCGGCCATCGTGGTTTCCGGCTCAGGCTCGATTCCCAGCGATATGCAACGGGTATGGAGAACGCGGGTGCGGGGAACCTATCACATGGAGTATGCCTTCTCCTGCATGGGATATGAAGTGGCGGCGGCCCTTGGAGCAAAGATCGCCCATCCTGACCGCGAAGTAGTGACCATCATCGGCGATGGAGCCTACACCATGTTGCACACCGAACTGCTTACATCCATCCAGGAAGGAAGGAAAATTATTGTAGTGGTGCTGGACAACGCCGGTTTCCACTGCATCGACAACCTGCAGAACAGCCAGGGCATTGTCCACTACGGCAACGAGTGGAGACGGCGCGAGGATGAGACGGGTCGATTGACCGGTTCCTCCCTCTCGGTCGACTATGCACTCAATGCTCAAAGCTGGGGTGCGGTTGGCTTGAGAGCCGATACTATCGAGGAGTTGGAGCAGGCTGTGAAGCAGGCCTTGGCCGAGAAGGTATCGACGTTGATCCACTGCCATGTGGCTCCCAAGTCCATGACCAAGGGCTACGACTCTTGGTGGCGCGTGGGTACTGCAGAGGTTTCCAACAACCCCAAGGTTGTTGAAGCCTGGACTGAATTGCAATCCGAGATTGCAAAGACACGACAATTCTAA
- a CDS encoding Gfo/Idh/MocA family oxidoreductase, with translation MERLRCAVIGLGRLGWRHAVHLKATIPQAQLVAVSETNDEQLGRFIDLHSDVKPYSSYQDLLQAPDIDAVVIASSTNTHTAMVRSAIKAKKAIFCEKPLSMELSEALEIQAMLSKERTFFQLGFMRRFDPAYTSAMNRIERGDVGSAISLRAVSRDPGCPPLAFAKSSGGLVMDLCVHDLDLCRWFSKSEATEIYARGSAIRYPELGSLGDIDHVDITLTFANGFLATVEGSRNSQYGYDVRTEIVCTQGALFVGKLEEDSLLTLRSEGVCVPTVPGFLQRFETAYRLELEAFVSDVLENRQPSVGVEDGIHAQRLAEAANQSLVRGKPIRLTNEKEDEQ, from the coding sequence ATGGAGCGGTTGCGTTGTGCAGTGATTGGTCTTGGTCGATTGGGATGGAGGCACGCTGTTCATTTGAAAGCGACAATCCCACAGGCGCAATTGGTGGCGGTTTCCGAAACAAATGACGAACAGCTTGGACGATTCATTGATTTGCATTCCGACGTGAAGCCGTATTCCTCCTATCAAGACTTACTTCAAGCACCTGATATCGACGCGGTGGTCATTGCCAGCTCAACCAACACACATACTGCGATGGTCAGGAGCGCCATTAAGGCCAAGAAAGCGATTTTCTGTGAAAAACCGCTGTCAATGGAACTTTCTGAAGCCCTCGAGATACAAGCGATGCTTTCAAAGGAGAGAACCTTTTTCCAACTCGGGTTCATGCGTCGTTTTGACCCGGCATACACATCTGCGATGAACAGAATTGAACGTGGAGATGTGGGAAGCGCCATATCCCTTCGTGCCGTCAGCCGTGACCCCGGTTGCCCCCCTTTGGCATTTGCAAAGTCCAGCGGTGGTTTGGTCATGGACCTCTGTGTTCATGACTTGGATCTGTGTCGATGGTTCTCAAAGAGTGAGGCAACAGAAATCTATGCACGGGGATCTGCAATACGATACCCAGAGCTGGGAAGTCTGGGTGATATCGATCACGTAGACATCACACTCACCTTTGCAAACGGGTTTCTCGCCACTGTGGAGGGCAGTAGGAATTCCCAATACGGCTATGATGTCAGAACCGAAATCGTCTGCACTCAGGGAGCTCTCTTTGTAGGAAAGCTAGAGGAGGATTCGCTTTTAACATTACGCTCAGAGGGGGTCTGTGTCCCCACTGTACCTGGATTTCTCCAGCGGTTTGAAACGGCGTATCGGCTGGAACTTGAAGCATTCGTATCTGATGTGTTGGAAAACAGACAGCCATCGGTGGGTGTCGAGGACGGAATCCATGCACAACGTTTGGCCGAGGCTGCAAATCAATCGCTTGTACGTGGAAAGCCGATTCGCTTGACCAACGAGAAGGAGGATGAGCAATGA
- a CDS encoding Gfo/Idh/MocA family oxidoreductase, producing the protein MNRKLSVGVIGTGSMGESHVRTLRCSCPSVMVSAISDTDENRMRSLAEDLGGLDCFSNPMTLIDQVDALVIASPDATHSTYVLAALEQKKPVFCEKPLASTVEDAVGILQMEESLGIKLVSVGFNRRFDNRHTALKQLLADSGFGRPLLFKGEHRNARAMYHTDGPFILNNSGGHDVDSACWLLGSIPKEVYCYGIRSRESLDAMACDLLVVNLLMENGSRAIAEIYVNAAYGYEVNAQVVCQEGVLSTAGVELVTVRRQQKQYSCVGDDFRAYFAHSYRLEMQNWVHSLTSKVPFQGADAWDGYLALLTTNIAGYSLTTGTICPIEPMAKPSIYQGEII; encoded by the coding sequence ATGAATCGTAAACTATCCGTTGGCGTCATAGGGACCGGCAGCATGGGAGAGAGCCATGTGCGGACACTCCGTTGCAGTTGCCCCTCGGTGATGGTTTCTGCAATAAGCGATACGGATGAAAACAGGATGAGAAGTCTTGCAGAAGACCTTGGGGGTTTAGACTGTTTCAGCAATCCGATGACCCTCATCGACCAAGTGGATGCGCTGGTAATTGCAAGTCCTGATGCTACCCACAGTACCTATGTCCTGGCAGCCCTTGAACAAAAGAAACCAGTTTTCTGTGAAAAGCCACTTGCCTCTACTGTTGAGGATGCTGTGGGTATTCTCCAAATGGAAGAGAGCCTTGGAATCAAGTTGGTAAGCGTCGGGTTCAATCGACGATTCGACAACCGACACACCGCTCTCAAACAACTGCTCGCCGATAGTGGATTCGGTCGTCCTCTCTTGTTCAAGGGGGAGCATAGGAATGCCCGGGCAATGTATCATACAGACGGTCCCTTCATACTCAACAACAGTGGCGGGCACGACGTAGACTCTGCATGCTGGTTGCTCGGCTCTATCCCGAAAGAGGTCTATTGCTACGGCATACGATCCCGTGAAAGTCTTGATGCGATGGCATGCGACTTATTGGTGGTCAATTTGCTGATGGAAAACGGTAGTCGTGCCATAGCCGAAATTTATGTCAACGCAGCGTATGGGTATGAAGTAAATGCTCAGGTGGTGTGTCAGGAGGGGGTGCTCTCAACGGCAGGAGTCGAGTTGGTCACAGTTCGAAGGCAACAGAAACAATACAGCTGCGTTGGTGATGATTTCAGGGCGTATTTTGCTCACTCATATCGATTGGAAATGCAGAATTGGGTCCATAGTCTCACATCCAAGGTACCGTTTCAGGGTGCTGATGCATGGGATGGATATCTTGCCTTGTTGACTACCAATATTGCTGGATACTCTCTGACCACCGGTACAATCTGTCCAATAGAACCGATGGCAAAACCATCCATCTATCAAGGAGAAATCATATGA
- a CDS encoding ABC transporter permease, producing the protein MSDVVEVKDEVKKKRRKSEGRKSLGILLSLIILCAIISVLSPRFLTIDNLRNVTSQATVSAIVSIGLFLAILTGGIDLSVGSILALSIMMMGIFQVKMGINSFLSMLLCLGVGSLMGLINGLLLTKLKLPHPFISTMGTQKIARGLSLAVTAAAPISGFAVPVQFLGSRTIGPVPASVLLVIVLYVIMFLFLTHTATGRYIYAVGGNVEASRLSGINVDRVLCIVYTISGFMAALAGIVLVGRVNAAYPLAGQDYETDAIAAVIIGGSSFSGGVGKIYNTVIGVLIIAVLRNGLNLLNVDSAWQTVAIGVVIILAVYLDVIRQKKAVISK; encoded by the coding sequence ATGAGTGATGTCGTGGAAGTGAAAGACGAGGTGAAGAAGAAGCGTCGAAAAAGCGAAGGTCGTAAAAGTCTGGGGATTTTGCTGAGTCTGATAATTTTGTGTGCAATCATCTCTGTTCTTTCACCGCGATTCCTCACCATCGATAATCTACGCAATGTCACCAGTCAGGCAACCGTAAGTGCCATAGTCTCCATCGGCCTATTCCTTGCAATTCTGACTGGGGGCATCGACCTTTCGGTTGGTTCGATACTCGCTCTTTCGATTATGATGATGGGCATTTTTCAAGTAAAGATGGGAATCAACTCTTTCCTCTCCATGTTGCTCTGTCTCGGTGTCGGCAGCCTCATGGGTTTGATCAACGGACTTTTGCTCACTAAGCTCAAGCTTCCACATCCCTTCATTTCCACCATGGGTACGCAGAAAATCGCTCGCGGGCTTTCACTTGCCGTTACTGCGGCGGCACCAATCAGTGGCTTTGCCGTACCGGTGCAATTCCTCGGAAGCCGAACGATCGGACCGGTCCCTGCAAGTGTTCTTTTGGTAATTGTTCTCTATGTAATCATGTTCCTGTTTTTGACGCATACCGCCACTGGTCGGTACATCTACGCCGTTGGAGGCAACGTGGAGGCAAGCCGGCTCAGCGGCATCAATGTCGATCGGGTCTTGTGCATCGTCTATACCATCAGCGGGTTCATGGCTGCTCTTGCGGGCATTGTCTTGGTAGGGCGGGTGAATGCAGCCTACCCCTTGGCCGGACAGGACTACGAGACCGATGCGATAGCAGCAGTAATCATCGGAGGTTCCAGTTTTTCAGGAGGAGTTGGAAAGATTTACAACACGGTCATCGGAGTACTCATCATCGCGGTGCTTCGCAACGGTCTGAATCTGCTCAACGTCGACTCCGCTTGGCAGACCGTTGCAATCGGTGTGGTCATAATTCTGGCAGTGTATCTGGATGTAATCCGACAGAAGAAAGCTGTCATTTCGAAGTAG
- a CDS encoding sugar ABC transporter ATP-binding protein: MDKYTHLLELRMITKRYPGVLALDEVSMDVRVGEVHGLVGENGAGKSTLIKVLAGAHAPDGGEIFFDQETFTSLTPHQAMDLGIACIYQELNQVPYMTVAENIFLGRELKRKYSLLDRKAQLEQAASLLADFELDINPNTPVGYLGVGRRQMVEICKAVHSHAKLIIMDEPTASLSEKETGELFRIIEKLKQQKVTMIFISHRLEEVKAICDTVTVMRDGKVVANREINEVSVDDIIKLMVGRDISNKYPKKPVDRGELVLEARDLKREGIFEGISFSVHAGEILGFSGLVGAGRTEVMRALTGADRLDGGQLFIHGKPLTIKNPRDSIRAGIAFLTEDRKGQGLVLLQSVEFNATLVNLKEFRTHKPFLDRLRIRESTQKMVEDLRIKVPSVFTLTRQLSGGNQQKVVIAKWLMTKAKIFIFDEPTRGIDVGAKIEVYNLINNLVENGAAVIMISSEMDECMGMSDRILVMHEGRLTGELTRDEFSQERIMYAASGIKA, from the coding sequence GTGGACAAGTATACTCATCTCTTGGAGCTTCGAATGATAACCAAGCGCTATCCCGGCGTTCTTGCTTTGGATGAAGTAAGCATGGACGTCCGGGTGGGTGAGGTTCATGGTCTGGTTGGTGAGAACGGGGCGGGCAAGTCGACCTTGATCAAAGTACTTGCAGGCGCCCATGCCCCCGATGGCGGAGAGATATTCTTTGACCAAGAAACGTTTACCTCCCTCACTCCTCATCAGGCAATGGACCTCGGTATAGCCTGTATTTATCAAGAGCTGAACCAGGTGCCGTACATGACCGTAGCCGAGAATATCTTTCTCGGCCGAGAACTGAAACGAAAATACTCTTTGCTCGATAGAAAAGCGCAACTTGAACAGGCTGCTTCCCTGCTTGCAGACTTTGAATTGGACATTAATCCCAATACGCCTGTCGGGTATTTAGGCGTCGGGCGCAGGCAGATGGTTGAAATCTGCAAAGCGGTTCACTCCCATGCCAAATTGATCATCATGGATGAACCGACAGCAAGCTTGAGTGAGAAAGAAACAGGCGAGCTGTTCAGGATCATAGAGAAGTTGAAGCAGCAAAAAGTAACTATGATATTCATCTCCCACCGACTGGAAGAGGTAAAGGCAATCTGCGATACCGTGACGGTGATGCGCGATGGAAAGGTCGTTGCGAACAGGGAGATTAACGAGGTGTCGGTCGACGACATCATCAAGCTGATGGTCGGTCGGGATATCAGTAATAAGTATCCGAAGAAACCTGTCGATCGAGGTGAGTTGGTGCTTGAGGCACGCGACTTGAAACGTGAAGGGATATTTGAAGGTATCAGCTTCTCGGTTCATGCAGGAGAGATTTTGGGCTTCTCAGGTCTTGTTGGGGCAGGTCGCACCGAAGTAATGCGAGCGCTTACCGGTGCAGATCGTCTGGATGGTGGACAGTTGTTCATTCATGGCAAGCCTTTGACTATTAAGAATCCAAGGGATTCCATCCGCGCAGGCATCGCCTTCTTGACTGAGGATCGCAAAGGCCAAGGCTTGGTTCTACTCCAATCAGTGGAGTTCAACGCAACCTTGGTAAACCTCAAGGAGTTCCGTACCCATAAACCCTTCCTGGACCGGTTGAGAATACGGGAATCGACACAAAAGATGGTTGAGGATCTGAGAATAAAAGTTCCTTCGGTTTTCACTTTGACCCGGCAACTCTCCGGCGGCAACCAGCAGAAAGTAGTCATTGCCAAGTGGCTCATGACTAAGGCAAAGATTTTCATTTTCGACGAACCCACCCGAGGAATTGATGTTGGTGCAAAAATTGAAGTGTACAACCTGATCAACAATCTGGTGGAGAACGGTGCTGCAGTGATTATGATCAGCAGCGAGATGGATGAGTGCATGGGGATGAGTGATCGAATCCTGGTCATGCATGAAGGACGGCTGACCGGTGAGCTGACACGCGATGAGTTCAGTCAAGAACGAATCATGTACGCAGCATCGGGGATCAAAGCATAG
- the iolG gene encoding inositol 2-dehydrogenase — translation MSKVVRIGIIGAGRIGKLHAENITKFVKSVEVVGISDVLMNEQMEAWAKGLGIRVVTKEAMDLIKHPDIDAIMVCSSTATHADYTIAAAKEGKHIFCEKPIDLSVKKGLEAIKAAKAHKVKLQLGFNRRFDHNFRQVRELTKTGKVGDVHIVKITSRDPAPPTAAYAAVSGGIFLDMMIHDFDMARYQAGSEIVSVHATGAVLVDPEIGKAGDVDTAIVTLTFANGAIGVIDNSRKAVYGYDQRVEVFGSKGCAKAENDTPSTVTLSTVEHVAADKPLYFFLERYKDAFVDEVVSFAQAIVEDTDVLVSGEDGLEDMVAALAAGKSLKEGKPVTIAEMKKELGL, via the coding sequence ATGAGCAAGGTTGTGAGAATCGGTATTATCGGAGCCGGCCGGATCGGCAAGCTGCATGCAGAGAATATCACCAAATTCGTAAAATCGGTGGAGGTGGTGGGCATCAGCGATGTCCTGATGAATGAGCAGATGGAAGCTTGGGCGAAGGGCTTGGGAATCCGGGTTGTCACCAAGGAAGCCATGGATTTGATCAAGCACCCCGACATCGACGCCATCATGGTCTGCAGTTCCACTGCAACCCATGCCGACTATACCATTGCTGCTGCAAAGGAAGGCAAGCACATCTTCTGTGAGAAGCCGATTGACTTGTCAGTAAAGAAAGGTTTGGAAGCCATCAAGGCAGCAAAAGCTCATAAGGTAAAACTACAGCTCGGCTTCAACCGCCGCTTCGACCACAATTTCCGTCAGGTGAGAGAGCTGACCAAAACCGGCAAGGTCGGCGATGTCCACATTGTCAAGATCACCAGCCGCGACCCGGCTCCTCCGACAGCCGCCTATGCAGCAGTGTCGGGAGGAATTTTCCTCGATATGATGATTCATGACTTTGATATGGCCCGTTACCAGGCAGGCAGTGAGATTGTCAGTGTACACGCAACCGGAGCTGTACTTGTCGATCCAGAGATCGGCAAGGCCGGTGATGTCGATACCGCCATCGTCACCCTCACCTTCGCCAATGGGGCGATCGGTGTCATCGACAACTCCCGCAAGGCGGTCTATGGCTACGACCAACGCGTTGAAGTCTTCGGTTCCAAAGGGTGTGCAAAGGCAGAGAACGACACCCCCTCGACCGTCACCCTTTCAACTGTTGAGCATGTAGCTGCCGACAAACCCCTCTACTTCTTCCTTGAGCGGTACAAGGATGCCTTCGTGGATGAGGTTGTCTCCTTCGCCCAGGCCATCGTCGAAGATACCGACGTACTTGTCAGCGGAGAGGATGGTCTTGAGGATATGGTTGCGGCCCTTGCCGCCGGCAAGAGCCTGAAGGAAGGAAAGCCGGTTACCATAGCAGAGATGAAGAAAGAGCTCGGGCTCTAA
- a CDS encoding sugar phosphate isomerase/epimerase family protein, which translates to MNALCLMTDSLSSLSFERMVKTAQALGFEQLEIATGNWSSAPHLDVDLLLQSRDARQAYLGTLKEHRLVLAALNCSGNQLAPNALGAEHATVVEKTFALAPLLGVAKVVMMSGLPGAGSGDTHPNWITTSWPPENEVVLDYQWRHCLLPYWKQLVKRARDCQVDRIALENHGCQLVYNARTLKMLCSEIGPTVGMNLDPSHLFWMGGDPRAMARSLGPMIYHVHAKDVRFEAGLWEADGLLDTLGIEEFAQRSWNYVALGYGHDESWWKEFFSILVMVGYTGPVSLEMEDRTMDQLTGVLKSLDVLKAALPRRWQEIEEV; encoded by the coding sequence ATGAATGCACTGTGCCTGATGACAGATTCTCTTTCATCCCTTTCATTCGAGCGGATGGTGAAAACAGCACAAGCACTGGGATTCGAGCAGTTGGAGATTGCCACTGGGAATTGGTCGTCGGCTCCCCATCTTGATGTGGATCTTCTTTTGCAGTCCAGGGATGCACGGCAAGCATACCTAGGGACACTGAAGGAGCACCGACTTGTCCTTGCAGCATTGAATTGCAGCGGGAACCAACTTGCCCCCAATGCTTTAGGGGCTGAACATGCAACCGTAGTAGAAAAAACCTTTGCCCTTGCACCATTGCTCGGTGTTGCTAAAGTCGTGATGATGAGCGGTCTGCCCGGTGCTGGAAGTGGTGATACCCATCCTAACTGGATTACCACCAGCTGGCCGCCGGAAAATGAGGTTGTCTTGGACTATCAGTGGCGGCACTGCCTGCTGCCGTATTGGAAACAGTTGGTTAAGCGTGCACGTGATTGTCAGGTCGATCGGATAGCGTTGGAGAATCATGGATGTCAACTCGTCTACAATGCACGCACACTGAAAATGTTGTGCTCTGAAATTGGCCCGACCGTGGGTATGAATCTTGATCCAAGCCACCTGTTCTGGATGGGAGGCGATCCAAGGGCCATGGCCCGCTCTCTTGGCCCTATGATTTATCATGTGCATGCCAAGGATGTTCGGTTTGAGGCAGGATTGTGGGAGGCGGATGGCTTGCTCGATACCTTGGGAATCGAGGAATTCGCACAGAGGAGTTGGAACTATGTCGCCCTTGGATATGGGCATGATGAGTCGTGGTGGAAGGAGTTCTTCAGCATATTGGTCATGGTAGGGTATACAGGCCCGGTGAGCCTTGAGATGGAGGACCGCACAATGGACCAACTGACAGGGGTGCTGAAGTCGTTGGATGTTCTGAAGGCTGCACTGCCGCGACGTTGGCAGGAGATTGAGGAGGTATGA
- the iolE gene encoding myo-inosose-2 dehydratase gives MSKEAIKLAIAPIGWTNDDLPQLGGDITFEQCVSEMALAGFTGSEVGNKYPKDTEVLKKALKLRGLQICNAWFSTYLTTQSYEEVEKAFIQHCTFLKTMGATIVGVAEQGNSIQGRQDLPVFDAKPVNTEAEWKLLTEGLNKLGNKAKEMGMQLTYHHHMGTGVQTRGEIDRLMEQTDPDLVGLLYDSGHLVFSGEDPMEVLTKWMSRIRHVHLKDVRADKRQMAISAKWSFLKGVLEGVFTVPGDGCIDFKPILDELIKAGYKGWWVVEAEQDPAKANPLEYAMKARAYIRTTAGI, from the coding sequence ATGAGCAAAGAGGCCATAAAACTTGCAATAGCCCCGATCGGATGGACCAATGACGACCTCCCGCAGCTTGGAGGCGACATCACCTTTGAACAGTGTGTCAGTGAAATGGCACTTGCTGGGTTTACCGGCAGTGAAGTGGGCAATAAGTATCCCAAGGACACCGAGGTGCTTAAGAAAGCACTGAAGCTCAGGGGCCTTCAGATTTGCAACGCCTGGTTCAGCACCTATCTGACCACCCAAAGCTACGAAGAAGTGGAAAAGGCTTTTATACAGCACTGCACATTCCTCAAGACCATGGGGGCGACCATCGTCGGAGTCGCCGAACAGGGCAATTCCATCCAAGGCAGGCAGGACCTGCCTGTCTTCGATGCAAAGCCGGTCAATACCGAGGCAGAGTGGAAACTTCTGACCGAAGGGTTGAACAAGCTTGGCAACAAGGCCAAGGAGATGGGAATGCAGCTCACCTACCACCACCACATGGGAACCGGGGTGCAGACCAGAGGTGAAATCGACCGCCTGATGGAACAAACCGACCCTGACCTGGTGGGCCTGCTCTACGACAGCGGCCACCTGGTATTCAGCGGAGAGGATCCGATGGAAGTGCTGACCAAGTGGATGAGCCGCATCCGTCACGTACACCTCAAGGATGTGCGCGCAGACAAGCGCCAGATGGCCATCTCTGCGAAGTGGTCGTTCCTTAAGGGAGTACTTGAAGGCGTATTCACCGTCCCTGGTGATGGCTGCATCGACTTCAAGCCTATTCTTGATGAACTGATCAAAGCCGGTTACAAGGGTTGGTGGGTGGTGGAAGCCGAGCAGGATCCTGCAAAAGCCAACCCCCTCGAATATGCAATGAAGGCACGAGCCTATATCCGCACTACTGCAGGAATTTAG